In a genomic window of Gouania willdenowi chromosome 11, fGouWil2.1, whole genome shotgun sequence:
- the LOC114472316 gene encoding dolichol-phosphate mannosyltransferase subunit 3-like: MTKLLQWLLGVSLVLTAWALVSFDLLELSLPPAYREMAWPMPLYLLVSFGCYSLATVGYRVATFNDCVDAAKELQVQIKEAKADLRKKGLKM, from the coding sequence ATGACGAAGCTCCTGCAGTGGCTGCTCGGGGTGTCGCTGGTTCTCACCGCCTGGGCTCTGGTCTCCTTTGACCTGCTGGAGCTGAGCCTGCCGCCGGCTTACAGAGAGATGGCCTGGCCCATGCCTCTCTACCTGCTCGTCTCATTCGGCTGCTACTCCCTGGCTACGGTGGGATACAGAGTGGCCACGTTTAACGACTGTGTGGATGCAGCCAAAGAGCTGCAGGTGCAGATAAAAGAGGCTAAAGCTGACCTGAGGAAAAAAGGCTTAAAGATGTAG